From Coffea arabica cultivar ET-39 chromosome 2e, Coffea Arabica ET-39 HiFi, whole genome shotgun sequence, the proteins below share one genomic window:
- the LOC113730084 gene encoding F-box/LRR-repeat protein At3g48880, translated as MEDGELDVRRWEDLDIDILVMIFQTFDIVQLTSGIGQVCSTWRLAACDPLLWKMLDLSMLKSNFIKIPLEPYVYVDGRSDRTLTRVLKIALNLSRGNILTLIFHYNLYVSDDQLTYAAERCPRLKRLVMPAWNRIKKTGICKAVRMWKDLESLTMPSIANPPYLMEEIGKNCKKFSELKIMGPCDIFFASSLVTFVPNLKVLSLRCSILVRDALIILLDGLQQLEVLNISHCLLIEVPTPPAPKKVVSQIDELILQKASRLRNFITCMNQSCIMCQRTRNDEGLIRWYKYEEELWKVDEVKSLAI; from the exons atggaagatGGGGAGCTTGATGTGAGGAGATGGGAGGACCTGGACATAGATATACTCGTGATGATATTTCAGACATTTGACATTGTCCAGTTGACCTCTGGGATTGGTCAAGTTTGTAGCACATGGCGCCTAGCTGCATGTGACCCTCTGCTGTGGAAAATGCTTGATCTGTCAATGCTGAAGTCTAATTTCATCAAGATTCCCTTAGAGCCTTATGTGTACGTGGACGGTCGGTCTGATAGAACGTTAACCCGAGTTTTGAAGATTGCCTTGAACCTCAGTCGTGGAAATATACTGACTTTGATTTTCCATTACAATCTATATGTCAGTGATGATCAATTGACCTATGCTGCTGAAAG GTGCCCTCGTCTTAAACGCCTTGTTATGCCTGCTTGGAATAGAATAAAAAAGACCGGAATCTGTAAGGCAGTTCGTATGTGGAAAGATCTTGAGTCACTAACGATGCCTAGTATAGCAAATCCCCCATATCTCATGGAGGAAATTGGGAAGAACTGCAAGAAGTTCTCCGAACTCAAAATTATGGGTCCCTGTGATATTTTCTTTGCATCGTCGCTAGTCACATTTGTTCCAAATTTGAAAGTCCTCAGTCTTCGGTGCTCAATACTAGTTAGGGATGCCCTGATCATACTTCTGGATGGCTTACAACAATTAGAAGTGCTCAACATCTCCCATTGCCTACTTATTGAAGTTCCTACACCTCCTGCACCGAAAAAGGTTGTCAGTCAAATTGACGAGTTAATTCTGCAGAAGGCTTCTAGGTTACGCAATTTTATAACCTGCATGAATCAGTCATGCATTATGTGTCAACGCACTAGAAATGATGAAGGGCTGATAAGGTGGTACAAGTATGAAGAGGAGCTCTGGAAAGTAGATGAGGTGAAATCTCTTGCCATCTGA